From the Niveibacterium microcysteis genome, the window AGGAGGTGTAGTTGTACGGAATCTCGCGCAGGCGGGTCGACGCGGGGGTCTCGCGGACAAACTCGGGGGCGGCTTGCATCAGGGTGTCCTGTTTGTGTGCGGCACGGCACGCTTCTGGGGAAGCCGGCCATTTTATCCCGCCGGACCCGCCCATGCACCCGAAAATTCAAGACCTTACGGGCTGTGGGGGCAAGAAAATTGCGGGAATTGGGGGTTGGACACCGGGTCACGAACACAGTTCGGATGCTGCAGTGCAGCGGCCGCCCGGCCTTTGGCACGCCCCAAACCGGCCGACCGCCGCCGCAATCGGCTCAGCACCTTGCGTGGCGCCGCCGCGACAGCTGGCGCCTCAGTCGCGCGACCAATCCGGGTTGGGCAGCGCGTTGAAGGCGTCGCGCAGCGCCTGGCCCCATTCGCTGCGCACGATGCTGAAGTACGGGTCTTGCGACTCGATCGAGCGGTGGCGCGCGATGCGGCATTCGTCGGTGCGGATCAGCGCGAGATCGAGCGGCAGGCCGACCGACAGGTTCGAGCGGATCGTCGAATCCATCGAGATCAACGCGCACTTCGTTGCTTCGTCGAGCGAGGTGCCGCGCGTGATGACGCGGTCGATGATCGGTTTGCCGTACTTCGATTCGCCGATCTGGAAGTACGGCGTCTCGGGCGTCGCCTCGATGAAGTTGCCGGCGGCGTAGATGTTGAACAAGCGCGGGCGTTCGCCGCGAATCTGCCCGGCGAGGATCAGGCTGGCGGAAAAATCGATGCCGAAGGCCTGCAGCGATTCGGCGTCGCGCCGGTGCACGTCGCGAATCGTGTCGCCAACATGGCGCGCCGCCTCGAACAGGTTGGGCACGCTCCACAGGCTGGTGCCCTCGGTGCTGCTGAGGCGTTCGTTGAGCATCGTCACGATCGCCTGCGTGATCGCGAGGTTGCCGGCCGTCATCAATACCATCACCCGCTCGCCCGGGCGCTCGAAGACATTGAGTTTGCGGAAGGAGTTGATGTGATCAACGCCGGCATTGGTGCGCGAGTCGGACAGGCACACGATGCCGGCGTCGAGGAGCATGCCGACGCAGTAGGTCATGGGAAAAGGCTTGGTCGCAGAAAGGCGGGATTGTCGCCGCCCTTGCGGGGCGGGGCCAGCGCTTGTTCGCGGCGACCGTGCGGGCCGCCGCGAACCATGGATCAGCCGGGCGGCGCGCCGCGCTCGGCCGGTGTCAGTTGCCAGGGCTCAGGCGCAAAGCGCCCGGCTTCGGGCTGCAGTGTGTAGGGCGTGTCTTCCAGCGGATTGGTCCACAACGCAAGCATCGCAGCGGGCGGCGTGGCAGGCGCGTCGGGCGTTGGCTGATTCGGGTGCGAACGGGTCATGGCAAGCCTCCTCAGGTGGTAACGGGAACCAGGAAGTCGTCGGAGATGCGCTGGCCGAGATCGAGGATGCGTTCCAGCGCGCTGTCGAGGTAGGGATGCAAACCGTCGCGCATCAGTTCCTCGATGCGGCCGAACCGCAGGCTCGCCTCGAACTCGCCGGCGCGGCGCTGGGTCTCGGCCGAACGGCCGTTCGCCACCGCCTGCAGCAGGCCGTACACCTCGCGCATGCAGTAGGCGAGCGAACGCGGCATGTCCGGGCGCAGCAGCAGCAGCTCGGCAACGCGGCTCGGCGTGATCTGATCGCGATACACGCGGCGGTAGATTTCGAAGGCCGACACCGAGTGCAGCAGCGCGCTCCACTGGTAGTAGTCGACCGCGGCATCGTTCGGTGTGTGGGCGCCGCGCAGCAGGTGGTACTTCACGTCGAGGATGCGCAGGGTGTTGTCCGCGCGCTCGATGAAGGTGCCCAGCCGGGTGAAGTGGAAGGCCTCGTCGCGCAGCATGGTGCCGACGGTGACGCCGCGCGACAGGTGTGAGCGGTACTTCACCCAGTCGAAGAACTCGGTCGGGCCGGTTTCGGCGAGGCGCGAAGGGGCGAAGTCATTCACCTTCAGCCAGGTCGCGTTGATGGCCTCCCACAGCTCGGAGGTCAGCGTGCCACGCACGGTGTGCGCGTTTTCGCGCGCCGCGCGCAGGCAGGAGACGATGCTCGACGGGTTGTCGCGGTCGAACATCAGGAAGTGCATCACCGTGTCGGTGTCGATCACGTCATGTTGTGCGCGGTAGGCGCCCAGCATGCCCATGATGTCGAGCGTGGCGGTCCACTGCCGTTCGATCTCGCCGGCGCTCTGCGGCAACAGCGACATGCGGTGGTGCACATCGAGGATGCGCGCGAGGTTTTCGGCGCGCTCCATGTAGCGCGCCATCCAGTAAACGTGGTCTGCGGTACGGGACAACATGTTTTCAGGCCTCCAGTACCCAGGTGTCCTTGGTGCCCCCGCCCTGCGAGGAATTCACCACCAGCGAGCCTTCCTTCAGCGCGACGCGCGTGAGGCCGCCGGGTACGAAACGGATCTCGCTGCCCGAAAGGACAAAGGGCCGCAGGTCGATATGGCGCGGCGCGATGCCGGATTCGACGAAGGTCGGGCAGGTGGACAGCGCGAGCGTTGGCTGGGCGATGTATTTCTCCGGCGCGGCGATGATGCGCTGGCGGAAGGCTTCAATCTCCGCCTTGGTCGATGCCGGCCCGACCAGCATGCCGTAGCCGCCGGCGCCGTGCACTTCCTTCACCACCAGTTCGGCCAGGTGATCGAGCGTGTAGGCCAGATCGTCGGGCTTTCTCAGCATGTAGGTCGGCACGTTGTTGAGCAGCGGTTTCTCGCCAAGGTAGAAGCGCACCATGTCCGGCACATACGGGTAGATCGACTTGTCGTCCGCCACGCCCGTGCCGATCGCGTTGGCGAGCGTGACCTTGCCGGCGCGATACGCGGCAAACAGGCCCGGCACGCCGAGCATCGAATCCTTGCGGAAGGCCTGCGGATCGAGGAAGTCGTCGTCGATGCGGCGGTAGATCACGTCCACCTTGCGGCGGCCGCGGGTGGTGCTCATGAACACGCCTTCGTGGGTGACGAAGAGATCGCGCCCTTCGACCAGTTCGATGCCCATCTGCTGCGCGAGGAAGGCGTGCTCGAAGTAGGCGCTGTTGTAGCTGCCGGGCGTGAGCAGCACCACGGTCGGGTCCGACACCCCGTTTGGCGCGACGGTGCGCAGCGTATCGAGCAGCAGGTCCGGGTAGTGCTCCACCGGCGCGATGCGGTGGGTGGCGAAGAGGTCGGGGAAGAGCCGCATCATCATGCGGCGGTCTTCGATCATGTACGAGACGCCGGACGGCACGCGCAGGTTGTCTTCCAGCACGTAGAACTCGCCGGCGCCGGCACGCACGATGTCGACGCCGGAGATGTGCGAATAGATGCCGCCAGCGACGTCCACGCCCTTCATCTCGGGCCGGTACTGCGCGTTCTGCAGCACCTGCTCGTAGGGAATCACGCCGGCCTTGAGGATCTCCTGGTCATGGTAGATGTCATGCAGGAAGGCGTTGAGCGTGCGGATCCGCTGCGACAGGCCGGCGGAAAGCTGCTGCCATTCGGCAGCCGGAATGATGCGGGGAATCAGGTCGAACGGAATCAACCGCTCTGTCCCCGCCGCCTCGCCATACACGGCGAAGGTAATGCCGACGCGCCGGAACAGCGCATCGGCCTGCACCCGCTTGCGCTCGATGCGTGAAGACGCGGTCGCCTCCAGCCAGCGCTCAAAGGCTTCGTAATGCGGCCGTGTCTCGCCAGCCGCGCCGTTCATCTCATCGAAGAACGCCCCGTTTGCTCCCATGCTCGCCTCCGCGTACGGCTCGCTGCGTTGCGAGCCGGCAGCAGGGGCTTTGCGAGAACTGTGCCAACCGGAAAACATGGGCTTTCCGGGTCTTCCAGGGCCGCTCATGCACGCTTACGGCGCGCGAAAACGATGGGGCGACGCGGCGGCGCACCAATCCGGCGCATCGCCCGGACGCGCCCCGTCGTGGTGCGTGCCCGCTCAGTCCAGCGTCTTGCGGAAGCGTTTGAGCCCGATGGCCAGCACGACGGTGATGAACAACAGCAGCGGCCACAGGTGTGGCCAGATCTCGACGAAACCGTTGCCCTTGAGCATCACCCCACGCGCCAGCCGCAGGAAATGGGTCAGTGGCAGCGCCTCACCGATGAACTGCGCCCAGCCCGGCATGCCACGGAAGGGGAACATGAAGCCGGACAGCAGGATCGACGGCAGGAAGAAGAAGAAGGTCATCTGCATCGCCTGCATCTGGTTGCGCGCCACGCTCGAGATCGTGATGCCGACGACCAGGTTGGCGGCGATGAAGACCAGCACGCCGAGCAGCAGTACCGGCTTGGTGCCGATGAACGGCACGTTGAACAGCAATCGCGCGGCAATCAGGATCAGCACCACCTGCACGAAGCCGATCAGGATGAAGGGCAGGATCTTGCCGACCATCACCTCTACCGGCCGCACCGGCGTGGCGAGCAGGTTCTCCATCGTGCCGCGTTCGACTTCGCGCGTCAGCGCGAGCCCGGTCATCATGATCATCGTCATCGTCAGGATCACGCCCATCAGGCCGGGGACGACGTTCCACGCGGTGAGCCCGTCCGGGTTGTAGCGGCGCTGCACCACCACGTCGAACGGCGGTGGCGCGGCGGCGTGGGAAGCCAGCGGGCCACCCAGGTCTCGCGCGAGCGCGCCGGGCGCCAGCTGGTTGAGCGCGGCGATGGCGTTGCCGGTGGCCGTTGGGTCGGTCGCATCGGCGTCGAGCAGCACCTGAGCGCGTTCGCCGCGGATCAGCTTGCGCGAGAAATCTGGCGGGATCACCAGCGCGAACTGTGCGCTGCCCTCGGCGAGCATGCGGTCAGCGTCGGCCTGCGTGGCAGAGGTGCTGAGGATGTCGAAGTAGTCTGACACCGTCAGCGCGGCGGTCAGGCTGCGCGCAAATGCGCTCTGCTCCTCGGCCACGACCACGGTCGGCAGATGCTTGGGGTCGCCGTTGATTGCGTAGCCGAACAGCGTCAGCTGGATGATCGGTATGCCGACCATCATCGCGAAGGTCAGCCGGTCGCGGCGCAGCTGGATGAATTCCTTGCGCATCACGGTGATCAGGCGCGCAAACGACAAGCCGCGCAGCAGGGCGAACATGTCAGTGCGCCTCCTGGAAGTTGTCGCGCGTCTGCCCCATCAGATGGATGAACACATCCTCCAGCTGCGGCGCCGCCGCCGACCATTCGAGCGCCGGCTCGTCGCGCCACGGCGCGATCGCGGCGACCAGCGCCGCCGCATCACTGCCGCTGACATGCAGGGTGTTGCCAAAGCGGGTCAGCATGTCGACACCGGGTGCGCCGCGCAGCTGTGCCGCCAGCGGCGACACATCGTTGCCACGCACATGCCAGGTCGCAAACCCGCTGCGTTCCACAAGCTGTGCCGGCGTGCCCAGCGCCAGTAGCTGACCGTAGGCGATGTAGCCGAGACGGTGGCAACGCTCCGCCTCATCCATGTAGTGGGTGGACACCAGCACGGTGATGCCTTCGGCGGCGAGTGCGTGGATCTCTTCCCAGAAGTCGCGTCGCGCCTTGGGGTCGACGCCGGCGGTGGGCTCGTCGAGCAGCAGCAGTTTAGGTTCGTGCAGCATGCACGCCGCCAGCGCCATGCGCTGCTTCCAACCGCCGGAAAGCCCGCCGGCAAGCTGGTTCGCACGGCCACCGAGGCCGAGGCGCTCAATCGCGGTATCCACCCGCTGGCGGCGGCGGTCCATCTGGTACACGCCGGCCACGAAGTCGAGGTTCTCGCGGATCGTCAGGTCTTCGTAGAGCCCGAAGCGCTGGGTCATGTAGCCGACTTCGCGCTTGATCGCCGCCGCCTCGCGCAGGATGTCGTAGCCCAGCGTGTGGCCACTGCCAGCGTCGGGTGTCAGCAGGCCGCACATCATGCGGATCGAGGTCGTCTTGCCGCTGCCGTTGGGGCCGAGAAAGCCGAACACCTCACCCCGGCGCACCCGCATCGACAGTTGGTCGACCACCGTCTTGTCGCCGAAGCGCTTGGTGAGGCCAACCACGTCCACCGCACGCTGTTCGGGCGGAATGTCGAGCGGCGCGATCAGATCGTTCATTGGCCCGCCTCGGGCAACACGTCGACCGGCAGCCCAGGCGCCAGGGCTACTGCGCGTTCGGGTTGCGCCTCGGCCTTGAAGACCAGCTTGGCGCGGTTGTCCTTCGAGTAGATCACCGGCGGTGTGTATTCCGCGCTGCTGGCGACCCAGGTGACGCGCGCGGTGAAGCCCTCGCCACAACCATCGCAGAGAACGCGGATGCGCTGGCCCGGCCGCATCGCCGCGAGCCTGGCTTGCGGAATGTAGAAACGCAGCTTGGTGCTGCCCGCCGGCAACAGGCTGACAACTGGGCTGCCGGCCGGCACCCATTCACCGATGCGGTAGTAGGTGTCCTCAACATGTGCGGCAACCGGTGCTACGAGCTGCTTCTGCGCCAAGCGTGTCTGTGCCTGCGCGCGCTGGGCTTCGGCCACTTTCACCGCCGCCGTTGCCGCGGCGCGCTGTGCCTCGCGCCCGGCAAGTTCGGCCGCGCGCAAGTCGGCCGCAGCCTGGTCGAGCTGCGCGCGCGCACTACGGACCCGCTCGCGCAGGCTGTCGAGGCTCATCGGGCTGACGAAGCCCTCGGCAGAGAGCGATTGCTGGCGGGCAAGGTCGCTCTCAGCCAGCGATAGCGCAGAACGCGCGGCGGCCTCGCGAGCGCGGAAGGAATCGAGCTCGGCCGGCCGCTTTCCGCTCGCCAGATCCTGCGCCTGCGCGTCGCTTTGCGCGCGGCGCGCTTCGGCCTCGTCGAGGGCCGGGCGCTCGAGTTCGGTATCCAGCGCAAACAGCGGTGCACCGGCGGCCACTTCGCCACCACGCTGCACCGACAGGCTGACCAGGCGACCGGCCTGCTGCGCGGCAACGCGCGTCGGTTCGATCTCGACATAGCCGAGCAATGGCCTCTCGCCGCTTGGCCCACAGGCGCAGAGCAAGACAGACGAAACCAGGACAAGCAGGGCGGCGCGGGCGCTCATTCGGCGGACTCCAGTTCGGCGCGCAGCGCGTTGAGCCCGCCCCAGCTGAAGGCGGTGACATGCTGCGCAACCCGTTCGACGAGGTCATCGCCGTTCAGCGCGACCGGCATGACCTGCAGGATCAGGGGACGCGCGCTGATGTAGACCATGCATTGGCTCAGCACACTGAGCATTGCGCGCGACAGCTGTTCGTCGCTCGCACGCGGCCCAAGCACCGCCGCGATGATTGGCCGCAGCATCTGCGCCTGCGGGCGGGTGAAGCGCTCGATCATCATCGCCAGCGCCTCGGTCGGGTTCACCAGCTCGCGCATCAACAGTGCCGCGATGCGGCTCTCGCCCGCCGGGTCGAGGAAGCGGCGGACCAGGGTTCGCACCGCAGCCTCAAACGCTGCACGCGGATGGGCCGGGTCAGGTGCCGGCAACGGTGTGCGGCTCAAGGCGAGCTCCGCATGGTGCTGCAACACCGCGCGGTAAAGCCCTTCCTTCCCGCCAAAGTGATAGTTGATCGCCGACAGCCGCACCCCGGCGCGCTGCGCGATGTCTTGCACCCGCGCGGCGCGGAAGCCCTCGTCGATGAAGATTTCGGTGGCGGCGAGGATCAGCGCGGTCCGGGTTTCGTCGCCCGGAGGCAGGCGGAGTGACGCGTTTTGGGCTGGTTTCATGGCGATTGGAAATAGTTTTCCAATTCACTTTAGAAAACTTTTTCCACAGGGTCAAGCGCCAACTGGAACGCGCGGACGCGACCGCCTGAGTATGGCGGCGCGGATTGTCCGGCACGCCTGCGGATCAGGCGCCGTGCGGCCGGAACGAGGCGGCGTGAGGGATCGCGTTCAGCGAAGACGCGTGTGGCAGGCCGCCAAGCGCATCAGCGGCCCCGCTGCGGGTCGCGCGCGCCGCGTACCGCGTGGCTGAGCCGCTTCTGCGCGTACATCAGCGCATCGGCCTCTGCGACCAGCGCGGCCAGCGGCTGCTCGCTGCCAGACGGGCTATGCACGATGCCGAGACTCATCGAGACCGGATACGGGCGCGGGTGCTCGGCGACGAACCGTGCCACCCGCTGCTGCACGCGCTCGCGCACTCCGTCGGGGAGTTCGTCGTCGATGCTGAAGACCGCAAACTCGTCGCCGCCCAGCCTCGCGACGACGTCGCTCTTGCGGAAGGCCTCGCGCAGGATGCCGGCACAATCCTGGATCAGCTCATCGCCCTGCTCGTGCCCGAGTTCGTCGTTCACCTGCTTGAGGCCATTGATGTCGGCAAACAGCAGCAGGCCCGGCAGACACTGCTGACGCGCCAGCACAAGACTTTGCTGCGCGTAGAAATCGAAGCCCCGGCGGTTCAGCAGACCGGTCATCACATCGGTCACCGACAACCTGTGCAGCAGGCGCTCGGATTGGTTGCGCCGCGTCAGCTCAGCTTCGTGGGCGCGATCCAAGCGATCGGCGCTCTCCGAGCCCTCGCGGATGCGGCATTCGAGCTGGTCCCGCAAGGTAGCGTTGATGAGGGCGGCGGTCGCAAGCTCGCCGATGTGGCGCAGGGCGGCAAGCTCCTTGCTGCGCCCGATGCGCCGCCGACGCCACAGCAGGCAGATCACGCCACTGGGTTCGATCGCCGGGAAAGGCACCGCGCAAAGCTGGAACGGTGCGTCGAGTGCCGCGCGGGCGCGCACATCGTCGGGCACCGGCGGGTCGAGCTGGGCGCGGCCTTGTTCAATCGCCCGCTGGGCGCAAAAGTGCAGCAGCGGATCGCCATCCTTGATGCGCGGCACGCCGCTTGTGTCGAACTCGCGCGCCAGCACTGCATCGCCCACCGGCGCCATCATCAGCGCGCGGTCCGGTTCGAAGAGCTCGCGCATCGCGGCGCCGACCAGTTCGAATACGCCCTCCTGCCCGGCCGCCTGCATCAGTTCTCGCGCCAGGCGCAGCAGGCGTTCGAGTTTGTACAGAGCGGGGGACTGTAGCGCGGTCATGGCGAGCTCACGGCGCAAACGATCAGCCATTCTGCGCGCCAGCGCCGGACTGCGCCAGACCGGCCGCGGCCTCGCCGCCGCGTACGGAATCGTTACCCGAGGGCCTAGGTGATGACCATCAGCATGTCGGCGTACCACGCACAATTGAGGCCCAGCGCTTCATCCTCGACGCGGTCGCGTCCGCCCATGTCGAGCCGCGAGGAGTGGATGCCCAAGAGCTGCCACGGCAGCGCCGCCTGCTCGGGCGAGGGGTGTTCGATGCGCATCACGACCGGCGCGCCGCTCGCGCCGCGATGCGTGCGCGCATCGGTCAGGAAATAGCCAACACCCTGAAAACGAAGGCCGAAGGACGACGCGATGACGCCTTGTCGAACAATCGGCAGGTGATGCAGCGTGTCGTGAAAGCCCAGCGGATAACCAACGATCAACACCGAGGCGCCGACTTCGATCGGCGCACTTTGCGCCAGATGCTGCGGGCCGAAGGCCGCGCGCCGGCAACCAGGCGGCCAGCAGGCTGGGTCGAGCGGTATCGCTGCCATGTCCACCGCGCCGCCCGCGTCGTCGCCGACATGCCAGACCGAGAGGCCATCGCGGTATAGCCACAGGCTGATCACGTGCACCGCGGCCACGTTGCTGTCATCAACATGGACTTCGAACTCGATGCGGTCGGGCCGATGCCCGGTGGCATCGTCGAGCAGCACATGCTGGCTGGTGACGAGATAGCTGCAACCGTTACGTTCAAAGAAGAAGCCGGTTGCGCCGGTGAGCCGCTGGTTGCCGAAGAAGGTGGCAATCGGCGTGGTGCTGAGCAACAGGGATTCGATCATGGTGCGGCCGGTTTGCTGGGCATGGTCGACCAGCATGCACCGATTGGCACCGCAGCGCCCGCCTTTGTCGAACCCGGCGTCGATCAGCCCTCCGGCAGCGCCGGGTTCTGGCGCCAGCGCTCGAGGTTGCGATCGACAATCTGCTTGATCTCGCCACGTGCAGCCATCTCCGACAACACACGGTTGGCCGCCGGCACGAGCGCACGGCATGGGCTGTGACGTACGAAGCCGATTGCGTTGCCGGTCTCGGCGACATACGGCGCCAGCGCAACGATGCGGCCTTCGAGCCCGGCCTCGATCAGCGTTGCGCGCCCAGCGTGCAGCCCGGTCATGAAATAGTCGATACGCCCCGCCATCAACATGCGGAAGCCGGTGAGCGGATCGTTGAGCTCCTCCACATCGAGACGCTCGCGAATGAAACGGTCGGCTTCCTCACCGAAGCGGTTGCCGCGCGTCAGGCCGCCTTTGCGGCCGATCAGCGAATCACGGCCAAAGTAGTTGATCGGGTAATCCACTTTCACAAACACCGCGATCGGGTTGTTCAGCACCGGCTGTGTGAACTCGAGGAAGGCACGCCGCTCAGGCGTGTCCTTCAAGGTCGTCACGACGTCCACATCGCCATGCTCCGCAGCGCTCAGCACGCGCGGCCACGGGCCCAGGTATTGCAGCTCCCAGCGCACGCCGAGGCGAGTGAACACCCGCGTCGCGATCTCGACGCTGGCGCCGGTCAGCGTCGTGCCGTCGTACCAGTGCAACGGCGGGTACTTCGGATCAGCGGAAATGACGACCTTGCGACAAGCAGGCCCCGCCGCCGCGGCCAGAATCGGCATCGCGGCCAGCAGCGCACAGACCAGCGCACGGCTAGGCCAGCGCCCGCGCCTTGCGTCATCCGTGTGACCTGCTTGCAGCAACATCCCGAGCCCCCCGATCGTGCAGCGGCGAATTGAAACCGGGCTGCAGCGCAGCCCAAGGCTTCAACGACGCAGTGATGCAAGGTCTTGAGTGCGGACCGGGCTCAGGGATAGAGCTCGGCGATCGCGCGACGAAACGACGGTATCACCATGCCGGAATGCGTCGTCGGGAATGCCTCGTAGCTATACACGAGGTTCTGGTAGTTGCGTGCGACGAAGAGATCGCGGAACGGTTCAACCGTGGACAGGTTACCGTCACCCTGCGACGCGGAAAAGATGAAAAGTCGCGCGGGCACGGATTGGGTGCGCTGCGCCAGGGCCGCCTCCAGGCCGGCGACGACATCCTCTTGCACCCAGAAGCTGCCGTCCTGGGAAATGTAGTTCGCGAAATACCGGTGCGCCGGGTCTTCCAGCAGCAGCACCAGGCCGGCAAAGAGCCCACCCATCGAATGGCCGATCAGCGTGCGTCGCGTGGGGTCGATGCGGTAGCGCGCCTCGACGTATGGAATCACCTGCTGCGTCAGGAAGCGGTAGTGCGCCGCAGCGCCCGGCATCTGATAGTCGATCCAGCGCTGGCCGGTGGCTTGGCCATCGGAGTTGCCGATCGAAATCACGATCACCTCTTTATGCTGCTCGAAGAGCTCGGTGCTCAGCGGCAGGAACGACCACTCCGCATCCATCGTGTAGAGCACCGGGTAGTCTTTGGTGCTCGTCGCATAGCCGGGCGGCAGGTAGACGTGAATCGGGTAGTTAACCTGGTTGCCGGTCGACTGGATCCGTAGGCTGGTATCACGCGTCGGCTGGGTCGCCGGATCCACCGGCGTAGAATCACCGCCGCCGCCACATGCGGCCAACAGCGAAACGGTGAGGACAAGGCAAAGCTGGCGCAGCGCGCGGCGGAAAGCGATCATCGGTCGTGACCCGGCGAGTTGGGGGGAGGCGCCACACCTTGCAGGCAGACGGCGCCCCGGCACTCTAGGTTCGACCGATGAACTTGTCATCCTGCATCGTTCGCAGGCATGACTTGGGTCAGAACGACACCGCCGCGCCCGGGCGAATCCGGGCCCGGAGTTGGTCGCCCTTGGGCGCCGGCTCGGCCTGCGCGAACTTGGTATACTTGCGCTTTGCCGTGGCGCGGCAGGCCTGCCAGCCTCAACGCCGGATCCGTCAGACGTCTGCCGGGCAATCCACCGCGAAGAGGTAGTTCCCGCCTCGCCCACGAAGCTACCGGCCGCCCGCACAGCCTTGCTCTGCGGGTTTTTCGTTTTGGCGCCGGGGCAAGCCAAGCGAGGAGCGCATGATCCAACTGCAAGCGGTCGGCAAGATCTATCGGGCCGGCAATCGCGACATCCACGCCCTGCGCGACGTGAACCTGAGTATCGCCGCAGGCGAAATCTTCGGCATCATCGGTCATTCGGGCGCGGGCAAATCCACACTGATCCGGCTGCTGAACCGGCTCGAATCGCCGAGCAGCGGCCGCATCGAACTGGCCGGCGACGACATCACGGCGCTCGACGATGCGGGCCTTCGCCAGCTACGCCAGCGTGTCGGCATGATCTTCCAGCACTTCAACCTGCTCGGCTCGCGCACCGTTGCGCAGAACGTCGCGATGCCCTTGCGCATCGCAGGCGTGCGCGACAAGGCAAAGATCGCCGCACGCGTCGCCGAACTGCTTGATCTGGTGGGCCTCGCCGACCAGGGCGACAAATACCCCTCGCAGCTCTCGGGCGGGCAGAAGCAGCGCGTTGGCATTGCGCGCGCGCTCGCCAACGAACCGAAGCTGCTGCTGTGCGACGAGGCCACCAGCGCGCTTGACCCGCAGACCACCCGTTCGGTGCTGGACCTGCTCCTGCAGATCAACGAACGCCTCGGGCTCACCATCGTGCTGATCACCCACGAGATGGACGTGGTGCGCGCGATCTGTGACCACGTAGCGGTTCTCGACGGCGGCGAAGTTGTCGAGCAAGGGCCGGTGACCGACGTTTTCCTGCATCCGAAGCACCCGACAACGCGCCGCTTCGTGCAGGAATCCGAGCACCTCGACGCGGACGAGGAACACGACAACTTCGCCCATGTGGGCGGGCGCATCGTGCGCCTGAGTTTCGTCGGCGAACAGGTCTACGCGCCGCTGCTCGCCAGCGTCGCGCGCGAGCACGGCGTGGATTTCTCGATCC encodes:
- a CDS encoding proteasome-type protease, yielding MTYCVGMLLDAGIVCLSDSRTNAGVDHINSFRKLNVFERPGERVMVLMTAGNLAITQAIVTMLNERLSSTEGTSLWSVPNLFEAARHVGDTIRDVHRRDAESLQAFGIDFSASLILAGQIRGERPRLFNIYAAGNFIEATPETPYFQIGESKYGKPIIDRVITRGTSLDEATKCALISMDSTIRSNLSVGLPLDLALIRTDECRIARHRSIESQDPYFSIVRSEWGQALRDAFNALPNPDWSRD
- a CDS encoding alpha-E domain-containing protein, whose protein sequence is MLSRTADHVYWMARYMERAENLARILDVHHRMSLLPQSAGEIERQWTATLDIMGMLGAYRAQHDVIDTDTVMHFLMFDRDNPSSIVSCLRAARENAHTVRGTLTSELWEAINATWLKVNDFAPSRLAETGPTEFFDWVKYRSHLSRGVTVGTMLRDEAFHFTRLGTFIERADNTLRILDVKYHLLRGAHTPNDAAVDYYQWSALLHSVSAFEIYRRVYRDQITPSRVAELLLLRPDMPRSLAYCMREVYGLLQAVANGRSAETQRRAGEFEASLRFGRIEELMRDGLHPYLDSALERILDLGQRISDDFLVPVTT
- a CDS encoding circularly permuted type 2 ATP-grasp protein, with the translated sequence MGANGAFFDEMNGAAGETRPHYEAFERWLEATASSRIERKRVQADALFRRVGITFAVYGEAAGTERLIPFDLIPRIIPAAEWQQLSAGLSQRIRTLNAFLHDIYHDQEILKAGVIPYEQVLQNAQYRPEMKGVDVAGGIYSHISGVDIVRAGAGEFYVLEDNLRVPSGVSYMIEDRRMMMRLFPDLFATHRIAPVEHYPDLLLDTLRTVAPNGVSDPTVVLLTPGSYNSAYFEHAFLAQQMGIELVEGRDLFVTHEGVFMSTTRGRRKVDVIYRRIDDDFLDPQAFRKDSMLGVPGLFAAYRAGKVTLANAIGTGVADDKSIYPYVPDMVRFYLGEKPLLNNVPTYMLRKPDDLAYTLDHLAELVVKEVHGAGGYGMLVGPASTKAEIEAFRQRIIAAPEKYIAQPTLALSTCPTFVESGIAPRHIDLRPFVLSGSEIRFVPGGLTRVALKEGSLVVNSSQGGGTKDTWVLEA
- a CDS encoding ABC transporter permease, coding for MFALLRGLSFARLITVMRKEFIQLRRDRLTFAMMVGIPIIQLTLFGYAINGDPKHLPTVVVAEEQSAFARSLTAALTVSDYFDILSTSATQADADRMLAEGSAQFALVIPPDFSRKLIRGERAQVLLDADATDPTATGNAIAALNQLAPGALARDLGGPLASHAAAPPPFDVVVQRRYNPDGLTAWNVVPGLMGVILTMTMIMMTGLALTREVERGTMENLLATPVRPVEVMVGKILPFILIGFVQVVLILIAARLLFNVPFIGTKPVLLLGVLVFIAANLVVGITISSVARNQMQAMQMTFFFFLPSILLSGFMFPFRGMPGWAQFIGEALPLTHFLRLARGVMLKGNGFVEIWPHLWPLLLFITVVLAIGLKRFRKTLD
- a CDS encoding ABC transporter ATP-binding protein, with the translated sequence MNDLIAPLDIPPEQRAVDVVGLTKRFGDKTVVDQLSMRVRRGEVFGFLGPNGSGKTTSIRMMCGLLTPDAGSGHTLGYDILREAAAIKREVGYMTQRFGLYEDLTIRENLDFVAGVYQMDRRRQRVDTAIERLGLGGRANQLAGGLSGGWKQRMALAACMLHEPKLLLLDEPTAGVDPKARRDFWEEIHALAAEGITVLVSTHYMDEAERCHRLGYIAYGQLLALGTPAQLVERSGFATWHVRGNDVSPLAAQLRGAPGVDMLTRFGNTLHVSGSDAAALVAAIAPWRDEPALEWSAAAPQLEDVFIHLMGQTRDNFQEAH
- a CDS encoding HlyD family secretion protein, with amino-acid sequence MSARAALLVLVSSVLLCACGPSGERPLLGYVEIEPTRVAAQQAGRLVSLSVQRGGEVAAGAPLFALDTELERPALDEAEARRAQSDAQAQDLASGKRPAELDSFRAREAAARSALSLAESDLARQQSLSAEGFVSPMSLDSLRERVRSARAQLDQAAADLRAAELAGREAQRAAATAAVKVAEAQRAQAQTRLAQKQLVAPVAAHVEDTYYRIGEWVPAGSPVVSLLPAGSTKLRFYIPQARLAAMRPGQRIRVLCDGCGEGFTARVTWVASSAEYTPPVIYSKDNRAKLVFKAEAQPERAVALAPGLPVDVLPEAGQ
- a CDS encoding CerR family C-terminal domain-containing protein; its protein translation is MKPAQNASLRLPPGDETRTALILAATEIFIDEGFRAARVQDIAQRAGVRLSAINYHFGGKEGLYRAVLQHHAELALSRTPLPAPDPAHPRAAFEAAVRTLVRRFLDPAGESRIAALLMRELVNPTEALAMMIERFTRPQAQMLRPIIAAVLGPRASDEQLSRAMLSVLSQCMVYISARPLILQVMPVALNGDDLVERVAQHVTAFSWGGLNALRAELESAE
- a CDS encoding GGDEF domain-containing protein, which encodes MTALQSPALYKLERLLRLARELMQAAGQEGVFELVGAAMRELFEPDRALMMAPVGDAVLAREFDTSGVPRIKDGDPLLHFCAQRAIEQGRAQLDPPVPDDVRARAALDAPFQLCAVPFPAIEPSGVICLLWRRRRIGRSKELAALRHIGELATAALINATLRDQLECRIREGSESADRLDRAHEAELTRRNQSERLLHRLSVTDVMTGLLNRRGFDFYAQQSLVLARQQCLPGLLLFADINGLKQVNDELGHEQGDELIQDCAGILREAFRKSDVVARLGGDEFAVFSIDDELPDGVRERVQQRVARFVAEHPRPYPVSMSLGIVHSPSGSEQPLAALVAEADALMYAQKRLSHAVRGARDPQRGR